The following nucleotide sequence is from Bacteroidota bacterium.
ACGGCAGGCGCTCGAATCCCTCAAGCGTCGCTTCATAGTGGACAGCGTCGTATTCATAGGGTCCTAATTCGACGTAGGGATGGGCACGTGCATAGAACGGATCGAGGGCTTTTTTTTTGAACGGCCAGCCGCTGTACGGAATCCAGTCGCGTTTTTCAAAGTCGATGGGGTCGAGTGGTGAACACCAGCCGGCCCAGTGTCCGGTTGTGCCTCCAAAATAGTGCAATCGGGCAAACTCGAGTGGTACTTGATACGGCGCGCCAAGGCTTTCGCCACAATAAAATTGCTGCATTTCGAAAGACGGATCAAAACCGCCGCCTTCGAGCAGTACAACTTTATGCGCTGTGTCCTTCCATTCCATCGCCATGCAAATGCCGGCGGCGCCGGCGCCGATGATGCATAAATCAGCTTCAATAAGCGTGTTGTTTTCGAGCGTCCGGGCATCAGTATGCATAGGGAGGTACCAGCAGTTCGTAGCGGGTGAGGAGTAGATGACGGCTAAACGCCAAATTGCTCCAGATGAAAGTTCAGGTGTTTGTAACATCCCCAACCTAGTTCAGCGTCGGTCATGGCACCAAACAACACGTGATTGATTGCACGACGCTCCGCCTCCGTAAGCGCACCAAGCTGGTTCATAGCAGCCAGCAAGTTCGCCTTTTCGTCTTCAAATACGCGCTCACCCTCTATGAGGTATTGCGGATGCGTACGCGCATTTCGGGAATAAGGCACATCGTTAAACACGACTTTTCGGATGGGACCTTTCAGGAGTTTGACAAAAAACGGGGTTCCAACCAGGGGCTTCCCATTCATCACTTCCTGAACCTCCGCACAGTGGGCCATCATCTGTGCAACAGTCATCTTGCCCCAGGCCGGCTTGCTCTCAGGCGTAAGCTGATTGATACGGTCTATGCATGACTGCCGCACAGATTCGTCGAGTAAAGATTTAATGGTCATGACATTTTCGGCGCGTTTACGTGTGCCCCTCATTATAGGGGGCACAGCCAACATTAGGTATGGGGGCCGCAGCCAGGGCAGCTAATTAATAAAAACCTCATCCTTGCGACTAAACAATCAAAAAACGAACTTTTAGGGAGATTTTGTAGGCAAAATCGATTTCCCAGCCATTAGAAGGACTCTGTCATGCGCACAACCCGCCTCTCTGTACTCGCCTTAACGCTGCTTGCTGCACTGTTTTTTACATCGTTTTCTGGTTCAAAAGCCGCCGCCCAGTCACAAGAAAGACTGCAGGTGCTTTTTCTTGGAGATACGGGCCATCACCAGCCTGCCAAACGCATGCTGCAGATTTATCCCTATATGGCTGCCCGCGGCATTCACCTCGTGTACACAGATGACGTGTCTGAACTTAATCGAGAAAACCTGGCACACTACCATGCGCTGATATTCTTTGGCAACAGCCCAGTCATCTCCAAATCGCAGGAAACAGCGCTGCTTGATTTTGTTGCAAGTGGTAAAGGCCTCGTCACGTTGCATGCCGGCATCGCGATGTTTGGTAACTCAGACGCCTACACTAACCTCGTTGGCGGTATGTTCAAAAGCCATGGAGAGGGAACGTTCACCGTGAACCACATCCGACCGAACCACCCGGCCATTGCAGGGGTTGATCCGTTCACGAGTTGGGACGAGACGTACATCCACATGCGGCACAATCCCGACAAAGTGGTGCTGGCTGTGCATGAAGAAGATGGCAGGAGAGAACCATGGACCTGGGTGCGCGAACATGGTGAAGGGCGTGTGTTTTACACGGCCTGGGGACACGATGAGCGTACCTGGTCGCAAGCCGGCTTCCACCAACTAGTCGAACGCGGCTTGCGCTGGGCTGCTGGCGACTGGGCACTCGAAGCAGACTGGTCGCCTGATGCGTTGACATACGCGCAAGATGGCGAAATGCCAAACTACCCGGCCGGCCTGGGCTGGGGGGTTACCGAGGAGCCTTTTACGGACATCCAGCACCCGCTATCACCGGAAGCATCGGTGAATCAAACTTTCATTGAACCCGGATTCAGCATGAACCTATTT
It contains:
- a CDS encoding ThuA domain-containing protein translates to MRTTRLSVLALTLLAALFFTSFSGSKAAAQSQERLQVLFLGDTGHHQPAKRMLQIYPYMAARGIHLVYTDDVSELNRENLAHYHALIFFGNSPVISKSQETALLDFVASGKGLVTLHAGIAMFGNSDAYTNLVGGMFKSHGEGTFTVNHIRPNHPAIAGVDPFTSWDETYIHMRHNPDKVVLAVHEEDGRREPWTWVREHGEGRVFYTAWGHDERTWSQAGFHQLVERGLRWAAGDWALEADWSPDALTYAQDGEMPNYPAGLGWGVTEEPFTDIQHPLSPEASVNQTFIEPGFSMNLFAA